The nucleotide sequence GCGAAGATTCGCTCGACAACAACGGTGCCCGTCAGCAGGAAGGCAAGCGCCGGGCCGCTAAACGAGACGACCGGCAGTATCCCGATGCGCAGGGCATGTCGCCACAGCACAGCCGAGTTGCGCACACCTTTAGCGCGGGCGACGCGGATGTGCTCTTGTGCGAGGGCGTCCAGCACGCCGCTGCGCGTCAGCCGGGCGATATAGGCCACATAGGGGGCAGCCAGCGTGATCGCTGGCAAAATCTGATGACGCGCGTCTCCCCAGCCAGCCGGCGGTAGCCACAGAAGCGTCACGCTGAACAGCAAAATGAGCAGCGGACCGATCACGAAGGTTGGCAGACTCATGCCCAGAAGGGCTATGCTTCTCAACCCCACGTCCCAGAGCGAACGGTGGTGAGCAGCGGCCAGCACGCCCAGTGGAATACCAACCAACAGAGCCAAGGCATAAGCTGAGAGACCAAGTTGCGCCGAAATAGGCCAACTTCGCGCAATCAGCTCGTCAACGGTGACCGTCGGGATTTTGTACGAGGGCCCCAGGTCAAACTGCGCCAATCGGCGCAGGTAATTCGTGTACTGAATATGCCAGGGCTGGTCCAGTCCGTAATACCGCTCAAGCGAAGCGCGCACTTCCGCCGGCACCGCTCGCTCGCGGGCCAGCGGGCTGCCCGGCGCAAACCGGATGAGGAAGAAGCTGACCGTAATGATAATCATCAACAACGGCGGGATGATCGCCGCGCGCTTGAGCATGAACGCAAGCATATCGCCGGACAAGTGCTCACTTGGCTATCCGCACAAATTTCAGCGGATGCTTGTCCAATAGATTCGTGTGCCAACCTTGAACGTAAGGCTTGCTGAGGAAAAACGTCACGCCTTCGTAAATTGGAATGAAAGGCAGCTCCTCGAGCAGCAGACGCTCCGCTTGAGCCAGCAGGTAGAAGCGCTGATTGGGCACACTGGTCGCATTGGCTTGTTCGATCAGTTGATCATAGTTGGGATTGCTCCAGCCCGTTTGATTGTTGCTATTGTTTGTGAGCATGAGTTCCAAAAAGTTATACGGGTCATTGTAATCGGCGATCCAGTGTCGCATAGCCAGATCGAAATCGCGTTGCTGACGCGCTTGTCGGAAGACTTGCCATTCCATGCTGGCCAACTCGATCTGGATGTGCGGAAACGCCGCGCGCCACTGGGCCTGGGCAGCCTCGGCAAGTTGACGATGAACGTCCAGCGAACTGAAGATCAACCGGAGCCGTAGCCCGCGCCCTTCTGGGTAGCCAGCTTTGCTCATCAGCTCTTTCGCTGCCGGCAGGTCGAATGAAGGTCCCGGCGGACGTGGATATTGTCCGCCGAAATCGCCCGGCGTCAAACCACTGGCTGGTTGTTGACCGGCCTGTAACACGCGATGGCATATCTGTGGGCGATTCAAACTGAGGTTGAGCGCCTGCCGAACCTCCAGACGGCTCAGCGGTGGCTTGGTCACATTTAGCAGGTAATGATAGAGCGAGAGGAATGGGCCGCTGACATAGTCGTCCTGTTGACGGAGTAAAGGAATTTGCTGAACCGGCAGTAGGCCGCTCACCATGGTGTCAATCTCTCCGACGCGATAAAGATTCAGTAGCGCGGTGGTATCTTCGCTCAGGTAGAATGTGGCCTGCTCAAGCTTGACGTAGTCAGCGTCCCAGTATGTCGGATTCTTTTTCAGCGTGAGCGTCTCATTGGGTTTCCATTCTGCCAGCAGGAATGGGCCGTTCACCACGAGATGTTCGGGTTTGGTCCATTGGTCGCCCCATCGTTCAACGGTCGGACGATGAACCAGACGAAACGCCCAGTGTGATGTCAACTGCAAGAAGTAGGCTGTCGGTCGTTCCATCGTGACCCGCAACGTGTGTTCATCCAGGGCTTCGACGCCGAGGCTCGCACTGCTGAGGCGTCCCTGATGGACAGCCCGGGCGTGACGGATCGGATAGAGCATCGAAGCATATTCGGAGGCAGTAGCCGGGTCCAGGATGCGTCGCCATGCATAGACGAAATCATGCGCCGTCACCGGATCGCCGTTGCTCCATCGGGCGTCACGTCGCAGATAAAAGGTGAAGGTGGTCGCGTCGTCGCTCATCTGCCATCGTTCGGCCAGTTCAGGCACGGGGGCCACCGAGCGAGGATCATACTCAGTCAATCCAACAAACAAGTTAGCCACAATCGCTTCATCGGCTGTGCTGGTAGCCCGATGCGGATCGAGCGTGCTCGGATTGGCTCCCAGCGCGATGCGCAGATGTTGACCGGCCACTGGCGCATCCGGGCGATTGCACGCGGATAACCCAAGAAGTAGCCCAACGATCAGCGCCAGACAACGGATCGGTAGCCATGCTCGTGCTGACATGGGTTAGGCTCCTTGCTGAGTTGAGGCTTTGGCTCGGAGCGCCTGGTACACCTGCTCAACCTGCCGGCGGGTGTTTTCAAATGAGCCTGATGTATCAATGACGAAGTCGGCGTGCTTCTTCTTTTCTGCCGCTGGCATTTGCGCGCGGATGCGATTGAGGGCCGCTTCCTCGCTGAGCCGATCGCGGGCGACAAGTCGGTTCAGTTGTTGCTGTGGATCGCAGTCGGTCACAATCAACACATCAAATGTGGTATGAAGGCCGGTTTCGATGATGAGCGCTCCGTCAACGATGACGATGCCGTTTGGGTCGCTCTGTTCATAGGCGCTATACTGTCGCGCAATTTCTTGAATCACGCGTGGGTGAACGATGGCGTTTAGTTGCTCTCGTTTTTGTTCATCCTGAAAGACGAGATTGGCTAGATAAGCGCGATCCAGATGACCTGTTGCGTCCAGTATCTGCGGACCGAATTCGTTAACCAGCTCGTTCAGCGCCGGCTGGCCGGGCGCGACCACTTGCCGCGCGATTTGGTCAGCGTCAATGACGTGACAACCCAACGCTTTGAACAAAGACAAGACGTGACTTTTTCCCGTCGCGATGCCGCCGGTCAGTCCAACTTTCAGCATAATGCATCCTCAATATTCAGAAAAACTATCATAGGCGTTGTGCGCTGGCAACTTCATTGACAAAGCCCCCCTGTTTGGTTAATTTGGTTCGTTTTTATGACCGTGCATTTTTCATATAGGGTTGCTGCCTGATGCTACGGCGCCTGTTCACACTCATGATGGTCAGTATGGTCTGGCTCACTGCCGGTTGTGTGTCAAGGAGTGTGCAGGTGCCGATTCTGCTGCCTCCTGTGTGGGATGCGACGGTTCAGGACCTGGTCGCTTCGCTCAATGAATATCAGCGGCTCCAAACGATGACGGCTCGGCTCGCCGTGCAATTCCAGAATAATCAGCAGGTGGATCAGGGATTGAGCCGGCTGTATCGCGCTGCTGAAGGACGGCTCGTGTTGGCGCGGCCTGGCAAGATTCGCTTGCTCATTCAAGCGCCTGTGGTCAAAACTAACATTGCCGAAGTGGCGTCCGATGGTCACCGCTTTAGCGTCATCATTCATCCGGACAAGTACCGCATGTTTATCAGGGGAACGAATGGTCGCCAGTATGATCATTTGTCGCTCAGCCCACAAGCCAAAGAACGGCGACAACAGGCCGGTGGATTTGCCCGTCTGCGGCCTGAGCATTTCACCGAGGCGTTGCTCTTTCCAGCGATTGATTTGCATGACCCAACAACCGTGGTGGTCAAAGAAGAAGTCCAACGTGAGGAGCCTGATCTACGCCCGAATGCGCCGCGCGGCCAGCGTGTCATCAAAACCTATTGGGTGCTCGATGTGATTCAACAAGAAGCCGGTTCGTTTTATCGGTTGCGGCATAAGTATTGGTTTGATCGAACCGGTGAACAACGATTGGTGCGTCAGCAGGCATTTGCCCCAACCGGCGAGTTAGTGGCTGACATCAGCTTCAGCGATCCGATTCGTCCCGAGGCCAGCGCTTTACTCATCCCGACTTCGATTCATATTCATCGCCCGCGCGATCAGTATTCAGCTTGGTTGCGCCTGGACGCGCCGACCGTGCAACTGAACGTAGAGGTCCCGGAGCGGGCTTTCACATTAGAGAAACCGACCGAGTGGGGTGATGATGTGGAGACGATTGACCTGGACAGCTATGCCAATCTGTAGACCCGTCTGGCCGGCGTCACGCCTGATATTCATCGGTTGCTCTGTTGGGTGTATCTGCGATTTCACGCCAGACGCTTCAGCCGGGGCTACTGACCGCCGAATCACCAGCCGGAGAAGAACGTGCAGAGCTTAGTTCTGGCCAATCTGACGCAACGTCCGACACGAACCATCGCCAGCATACTGGGTGTGGCGGTGGGATTCGTCTTGATCGTCATGACAGTCGGGCTGGCGCGTGGCATTTTGTATGATGCCGGGCAGCGCGAGCGCAATGTGGGCGCCGAAATTCTGTTTCAGTCGCCAGGTGGATTTGGTGGCATGGCCACTTCCCCCATGACGTTGCCTGTTGCCTATTGCCGATTGCTCAATCAGGTCGAAGGGGTGCAGACGGTCACGCCGGTCGGACGATTCTTGCGCAGCGGCGCCGGCGGCATTGGGTTTGAAGTCGTTGAGGGCATTGTCACCGAGCCGACAGCAGACTATGCCAGTTATGCTCAGATCAGCGGCATTCGCATTGTTCAAGGCGATGAGCTGCGGCGCGACGACGAGATTCTGATTGATCGTCAGCATGCAACGACGCGCCAATTAGCGCCCGGCTCCATCGTGCGGCTGTTTGACCGCGAGTTTCGCGTCGCCGGCATCTACGAACCGCCCAGCGGCGCTCGTCTGAAGATTCGATTGAACGTGATGCAACAGTTGCTGGGCACGCCCGATAAATGTTCGACCATCCTGGTCAAGTGCGCTAATCCTGACGATCAGGATGCCGTCGCGCTGGGCATCAACGAGCGCATTCCCGGCAATCGCGTCGTTCTGGCTCGTGATATTCCCAACTATTATGAAAACAGCTTTCCCGGCCTGCCCGTGTTTTTGCGTGTGGTAATGGGGTTGGCGATGGTGATCAGCGCGTTGGTGATTTTACTCGCCATGTATACAGCGGTGATGGAACGAACGCGCGACATCGGCGTGCTCAAGTCGTTAGGCGCCTCCAAAGGATTTATCTTGCGGGTGATCGAGCAGGAAGCGTTGTTGATCAGCGGATTGGGCGCTGTGGTCGGGTTTCTGCTGGCGCTCTTGACCCGTTTTGGAATCACCACCTACACTACACTTCTGATCAAATTTGAACTGAACTGGTTGTTGATGGCGCTGCTCATCGCGCTGCTGGGAGGCGCGCTCGGTGCGCTGTATCCGGCTGTGCGTGCAGCCCGTCAAGACCCTGTCAAAGCTCTTTCGTATGAGTAAACGCGAGGACCAATGAGCCACGACCAAGGCCAGCGAAAAGCGATCTTGAAGACCATCGGCTTGGAAATGCACTATCCGATGGGAAGCGTCTCGGTGCACGCGCTTCGCGGTGTAGACCTGGAAGTCTTCGACGGTGAATTCGTCGCCGTCATGGGGCCATCCGGCTGTGGCAAATCAACATTGCTCCACATTATCGGTGGAATGCTCACGCCAACGCGAGGGCAGGTCTTTGTGGACGGCCATGAACTCTCGGCCATGAGCGATGCCGAGCGCACTGAATTGCGCCGTCAGAAAATCGGATTCGTCTTTCAGCGGTTCAATCTCTTCCCCACATTGACTGTGGAAGGGAATCTGCGGCTGGCTGAGCGAATCTACGGCTACAACGGTCGTGATCGCGCTGAGCATGCCGCGCGACGCGCCGAGATTCTCAAACTGCTTGGATTGGACACGAAGATCAATCATAAACCCACGCAACTGAGCGGCGGCGAACAGCAACGCGTCGCTTTGGCTCGCGCCGTGATCAATCGGCCAGCCATCTTACTGGCTGATGAGCCGACGGGCAACCTCGACTCGGACAATTCCCAGATCGTCTTACGACTGCTGAAGGACCTAAACCGTCAATTCCACCAAACCATCATGATGATCACGCACAATCCAGAAGCAGCAGCCATCGCCGACCGCACGCTGCACATGCGAGACGGCAAAATTGTGGGTTGAGCCTATGTCCTACTTGTTCTCCGTGCTCAAAAACATCCTGTTATGGTCGTATCAGCGCGGCTCCTGGCAATATGAACTTCTGTGCATTCTGATCCTGGCTTTTATCTTCCTCACGCCCAGTTCATGCTTCACGCCGCCGCCGGAACCGCTTCGCCATTGGTTGGAGCCGCCGGCGACGCAATCGAACTCGCCGACCGCTCCCGCTTCAGCGCTCACTCAAGACTGACTCCTCAGAAAAAGTGGCACAGGCGTTCCCGCCTGTGCGCCACCTTCATCCTTCGTGGCGAGCGCGCAGCTCATGGGCGATTCCTGTGAAAATCATTTCCTCACGGAGC is from Blastocatellia bacterium and encodes:
- a CDS encoding peptide ABC transporter substrate-binding protein; the encoded protein is MSARAWLPIRCLALIVGLLLGLSACNRPDAPVAGQHLRIALGANPSTLDPHRATSTADEAIVANLFVGLTEYDPRSVAPVPELAERWQMSDDATTFTFYLRRDARWSNGDPVTAHDFVYAWRRILDPATASEYASMLYPIRHARAVHQGRLSSASLGVEALDEHTLRVTMERPTAYFLQLTSHWAFRLVHRPTVERWGDQWTKPEHLVVNGPFLLAEWKPNETLTLKKNPTYWDADYVKLEQATFYLSEDTTALLNLYRVGEIDTMVSGLLPVQQIPLLRQQDDYVSGPFLSLYHYLLNVTKPPLSRLEVRQALNLSLNRPQICHRVLQAGQQPASGLTPGDFGGQYPRPPGPSFDLPAAKELMSKAGYPEGRGLRLRLIFSSLDVHRQLAEAAQAQWRAAFPHIQIELASMEWQVFRQARQQRDFDLAMRHWIADYNDPYNFLELMLTNNSNNQTGWSNPNYDQLIEQANATSVPNQRFYLLAQAERLLLEELPFIPIYEGVTFFLSKPYVQGWHTNLLDKHPLKFVRIAK
- a CDS encoding ABC transporter permease, with translation MQSLVLANLTQRPTRTIASILGVAVGFVLIVMTVGLARGILYDAGQRERNVGAEILFQSPGGFGGMATSPMTLPVAYCRLLNQVEGVQTVTPVGRFLRSGAGGIGFEVVEGIVTEPTADYASYAQISGIRIVQGDELRRDDEILIDRQHATTRQLAPGSIVRLFDREFRVAGIYEPPSGARLKIRLNVMQQLLGTPDKCSTILVKCANPDDQDAVALGINERIPGNRVVLARDIPNYYENSFPGLPVFLRVVMGLAMVISALVILLAMYTAVMERTRDIGVLKSLGASKGFILRVIEQEALLISGLGAVVGFLLALLTRFGITTYTTLLIKFELNWLLMALLIALLGGALGALYPAVRAARQDPVKALSYE
- the coaE gene encoding dephospho-CoA kinase (Dephospho-CoA kinase (CoaE) performs the final step in coenzyme A biosynthesis.), which translates into the protein MLKVGLTGGIATGKSHVLSLFKALGCHVIDADQIARQVVAPGQPALNELVNEFGPQILDATGHLDRAYLANLVFQDEQKREQLNAIVHPRVIQEIARQYSAYEQSDPNGIVIVDGALIIETGLHTTFDVLIVTDCDPQQQLNRLVARDRLSEEAALNRIRAQMPAAEKKKHADFVIDTSGSFENTRRQVEQVYQALRAKASTQQGA
- a CDS encoding ABC transporter ATP-binding protein — protein: MSHDQGQRKAILKTIGLEMHYPMGSVSVHALRGVDLEVFDGEFVAVMGPSGCGKSTLLHIIGGMLTPTRGQVFVDGHELSAMSDAERTELRRQKIGFVFQRFNLFPTLTVEGNLRLAERIYGYNGRDRAEHAARRAEILKLLGLDTKINHKPTQLSGGEQQRVALARAVINRPAILLADEPTGNLDSDNSQIVLRLLKDLNRQFHQTIMMITHNPEAAAIADRTLHMRDGKIVG
- a CDS encoding ABC transporter permease, which translates into the protein MLAFMLKRAAIIPPLLMIIITVSFFLIRFAPGSPLARERAVPAEVRASLERYYGLDQPWHIQYTNYLRRLAQFDLGPSYKIPTVTVDELIARSWPISAQLGLSAYALALLVGIPLGVLAAAHHRSLWDVGLRSIALLGMSLPTFVIGPLLILLFSVTLLWLPPAGWGDARHQILPAITLAAPYVAYIARLTRSGVLDALAQEHIRVARAKGVRNSAVLWRHALRIGILPVVSFSGPALAFLLTGTVVVERIFA